One stretch of Sphingomonas sp. HF-S4 DNA includes these proteins:
- a CDS encoding ComEA family DNA-binding protein, whose product MGQQHATNINAASADELDAVPALQGHGFEIVRYREERGQFTDLRQLDEVPGMAGKVDRNDPALTVE is encoded by the coding sequence ATGGGTCAGCAACACGCCACCAACATCAACGCGGCTTCCGCCGACGAGCTTGATGCAGTCCCCGCGCTTCAGGGCCACGGCTTCGAAATCGTCCGCTATCGCGAGGAGAGGGGCCAGTTCACCGATCTTCGCCAACTCGACGAAGTTCCGGGTATGGCCGGCAAGGTCGATAGGAACGACCCCGCACTTACCGTGGAATAG
- a CDS encoding DUF1810 domain-containing protein: MSSADADDPFDLNRFVQAQQASYDQALAEMRRGAKRTHWMWFIFPQIVGLGSSPTAQRYAIRSIDEARAYLAHPLLGTRYEECVAALQDLTDTTAERVFGSIDAIKLRSSLTLFSAAADRPIIKAALVRWFGSPDQATLQILDTL; encoded by the coding sequence ATGAGCAGCGCCGACGCAGACGACCCGTTCGACCTAAACCGCTTCGTACAAGCCCAGCAGGCCAGCTACGACCAGGCGCTCGCCGAAATGCGCCGCGGCGCGAAGCGAACGCATTGGATGTGGTTCATCTTCCCCCAGATCGTCGGCCTGGGTTCAAGCCCGACCGCGCAGCGCTATGCGATCCGATCGATCGACGAGGCCCGCGCCTATCTCGCGCATCCGCTGCTCGGTACACGCTATGAGGAGTGCGTGGCCGCCCTTCAGGATCTCACCGATACGACAGCGGAGCGAGTATTCGGCAGCATTGATGCCATCAAACTCCGCTCGTCGCTGACGTTGTTCAGCGCTGCGGCAGACAGACCGATCATCAAAGCGGCGCTTGTCCGCTGGTTCGGGAGCCCCGACCAGGCCACGCTGCAAATCCTCGATACTCTCTAA